In a genomic window of Strix aluco isolate bStrAlu1 chromosome 3, bStrAlu1.hap1, whole genome shotgun sequence:
- the RAB1A gene encoding ras-related protein Rab-1A, whose translation MSSMNPEYDYLFKLLLIGDSGVGKSCLLLRFADDTYTESYISTIGVDFKIRTIELDGKTIKLQIWDTAGQERFRTITSSYYRGAHGIIVVYDVTDQESFNNVKQWLQEIDRYASENVNKLLVGNKCDLTTKKVVDYTTAKEFADSLGIPFLETSAKNATNVEQSFMTMAAEIKKRMGPGATAGGAEKSNVKIQSTPVKQSSGGCC comes from the exons ATGTCCAGCATGAATCCCGAATA tgaCTATTTATTCAAGCTACTTCTGATTGGAGACTCCGGTGTTGGGAAATCTTGCCTTCTACTTAGGTTTGCA GATGACACGTACACAGAAAGTTACATCAGCACGATTGGTGTGGACTTCAAAATCAGAACTATAGAACTAGATGGGAAAACAATCAAGCTTCAGATA TGGGACACGGCGGGACAGGAGAGGTTTCGAACTATCACTTCCAGTTACTATAGAGGTGCTCATGGCATCATAGTTGTGTATGATGTTACAGATCAG GAGTCTTTCAATAATGTAAAACAGTGGCTGCAGGAGATAGACCGTTATGCCAGTGAAAACGTCAACAAGTTGTTGGTGGGGAACAAATGTGATCTGACCACAAAGAAAGTAGTAGACTATACAACAGCAAAG GAATTTGCAGATTCTCTTGGAATTCCATTTTTGGAAACCAGTGCAAAGAATGCCACAAATGTAGAACAGTCTTTCATGACCATGGCTGCTGAGATTAAAAAACGAATGGGTCCGGGAGCGACAGCTGGTGGTGCAGAGAAGTCCAATGTTAAAATTCAGAGCACTCCAGTCAAGCAGTCTAGTGGAGGTTGCTGCTAA
- the CEP68 gene encoding centrosomal protein of 68 kDa: MSGYGCSIHQRRFWLGTNPRAACCKAWPEDLPKKLPKGQSTAGSRPSDTLCYIGGTPCTRTSYKRGFALCFRMLKSICHYTSRHCSCNTIFRWFSAPETAQEHAERNRGCQCTEKRTGRSGPGAEPGAARPLPAQRRGQCRGAGPSSTLRSHWLPGRKGALVDVATPAPIGWDAGGGVAARAAAAAARSSVPMAVDVGKSPAEASLSRRAEGDGRWDCADVETDYPELADSLRRLLGAEEAKPCPQGMESVATSRHGHLVTGVTQGGSRYHQEASSASASRFPRARTSLSETETLIYRAADGGDVPRHVSHRFLSSEEQQQVKASGCWEPASSPPSRRSSAGESILAGSCHDARTSRRSQRLGPQSPFSSTPELLRPQTPPSPKSALRSRSASSFSALSSEENGLSEEPSRSLPASVDVPSPAATATGDLCCRWGAAEGRAPRPPKPFGPLLDNRPTTERIRGMSSYQADYWACAIPDSLPPSPDRHSPHWNPNKEYEDLLDYAYPLKPRYKLGKMPEPFLHDSGIGLDSFSASPEGTSRSTSIYGRGGQARGSGENGRWGFVASAERFSTPTPGKRGCSGAGSSYEPSAAAKTSFTKSTSSCPSRGFAKDVMKDSAGPGSFGHPAADGRSWCTRGSPFPNYKGQAKSTNNRFLPTTQVLPLRQEWESDEEFLSLPPRLRELERLAQFLTDLSLTIRMPRHNDRDLPRHSDSRQPLSSVLAPFREAGGRDERGNIEDCAGLQHPCSSRKPSWGNTESCGQIHRDPLWRLHLPTGLRDTLDGTYLHEPRVKGHPKKSQQSESLAQCIKMFCCQLEELIRWLYNVADITDSWVPPSPDTESVKASLHRCLEFRKDVADHRSLTESVLERGEALLNCMASNSPALKDTLGLIAKQSEELETHAEHFLKGEGGQGALRMDATWSVCQGKSCVSVNQLMKPKSVVRATAAPRRDPGSREVTIRQCGAGQTAALPRSLGQQREDGKGVFFWLVGCWGGFFFCLFSV; the protein is encoded by the exons ATGTCGGGATATGGCTGCTCCATCCACCAAAGAAGGTTCTGGCTGGGTACAAACCCCCGAGCAGCCTGCTGCAAAGCATGGCCTGAGGATCTACCCAAAAAGCTGCCCAAAGGGCAGAGCACAGCCGGCAGCCGGCCCTCGGACACACTCTGCTACATCGGAGGGACGCCCTGCACCAGGACTTCCTATAAAAGGGGCTTTGCCTTGTGCTTTAGGATGCTGAAATCCATTTGCCATTACACCTCCAGACATTGCTCCTGCAATACCATTTTTAGATGGTTTTCCGCCCCAGAAACAGCGCAGGAACACGCAGAGAGGAACAGAGGCTGCCAGTGCACA GAGAAAAGGACA GGCCGGAGCGGTCCCGGAGCGGAGCCCGGCGCGGCGAGGCCGCTCCCCGCCCAGCGCCGGGGGCAGTGCCGGGGGGCGGGGCCCAGCTCCACGCTCCGCTCCCATTGGCTGCCTGGCCGTAAGGGCGCCCTTGTGGACGTGGCGACCCCCGCTCCCATTGGCTGGGACGCAGGAGGGGGCgtggcggcgcgggcggcggcggccgccgctcg AAGTTCTGTCCCGATGGCCGTGGATGTGGGGAAATCACCTGCTGAAGCCTCGCTGAGCAGGAGGGCTGAGGGCGATGGTAGGTGGGACTGCGCAGACGTGGAGACGGACTACCCAGAGCTGGCTGACAGCCTGCGCCGGCTTTTAGGGGCAGAGGAAGCCAAGCCCTGCCCGCAAGGGATGGAGAGCGTGGCAACGAGCAGACATGGTCACCTGGTCACTGGTGTTACCCAGGGAGGCTCGAGGTACCACCAAGAAGCGTCTTCAGCATCTGCATCCAGATTTCCCAGAGCAAGAACAAGCCTCTCGGAGACAGAGACATTAATTTATAGAGCCGCTGACGGCGGTGATGTGCCTCGTCACGTCAGCCACCGGTTCCTCTCCTCAGAAGAGCAGCAG CAGGTGAAGGCATCGGGCTGTTGGGAGCCAGCGTCCAGCCCTCCCAGCCGGCGCAGCTCTGCCGGAGAGAGCATCCTTGCTGGCAGCTGCCACGATGCCCGCACCAGCCGGCGGAGCCAAAGGCTGGGACCTCAATCCCCATTTTCCTCCACCCCTGAGCTCCTGCGACCCCAAACCCCGCCCAGCCCTAAGAGCGCCCTGCGGAGCCGCTCCGCATCGAGCTTCTCCGCTCTGTCTTCAGAAGAAAACGGCCTCTCTGAAGAGCCGTCCCGCAGCTTGCCAGCCAGCGTGGACGTGCCTTCTCCCGCGGCCACGGCCACCGGGGACCTGTGCTGTCGGTGGGGTGCGGCGGAAGGCAGGGCACCGCGGCCACCCAAGCCCTTCGGTCCTCTGCTTGACAACCGCCCAACCACGGAGCGCATCAGAGGGATGTCATCCTACCAAGCTGATTACTGGGCCTGTGCCATCCCGGATTCGTTACCCCCGTCTCCGGACCGTCACTCGCCCCACTGGAACCCCAATAAGGAATACGAGGACTTGCTGGATTACGCTTACCCACTGAAGCCAAGATACAAGCTGGGAAAGATGCCGGAGCCTTTCCTCCATGACTCAGGAATAGGTTTGGacagcttttctgcttctcctgaGGGCACGTCGAGGTCCACCAGCATCTACGGCCGAGGTGGGCAGGCTCGGGGAAGCGGAGAAAACGGACGCTGGGGGTTCGTGGCTTCTGCAGAGAGGTTCTCCACCCCAACGCCTGGAAAAAGAGGCTGCTCGGGAGCTGGCTCGTCCTATGAACCTTCAGCTGCTGCAAAAACATCCTTCACAAAGAGTACTTCGTCTTGTCCTTCGAGAGGTTTTGCTAAGGATGTAATGAAGGATTCAGCTGGGCCGGGTTCATTTGGGCACCCTGCTGCAGATGGGAGAAGCTGGTGTACCAGAGGGAGCCCCTTCCCAAACTACAAAGGGCAGGCAAAAAGCACCAATAATAGGTTTTTACCTACAACGCAAGTGCTCCCCCTGAGGCAAGAGTGGGAGAGTGATGAAGaatttctctccctgcctccaaGACTGCGGGAGCTGGAAAGGCTGGCTCAGTTTTTGACTGATCTTTCCTTAACTATAAGGATGCCCAGGCACAATGACCGTGACCTTCCACGTCACAGCGACAGCAGGCAGCCCCTTTCATCTGTGTTGGCTCCTTTCAGGGAAGCAGGTGGCAGGGATGAAAGAGGGAATATTGAGGATTGTGCAGGGCTGCAACACCCCTGCAGCTCTCGAAAACCCAGCTGGGGAAACACTGAATCATGTGGCCAGATCCATAGGGATCCTCTGTGGCGGCTTCATCTACCGACCGGTCTCAGGGACACGTTGGATGGGACGTACCTACATGAACCACGGGTCAAGGGACATCCGAAGAAGAGCCAGCAGAGCGAGTCCCTTGCCCAGTGCATTAAG ATGTTTTGCTGCCAGCTGGAAGAGCTAATTCGTTGGCTGTACAACGTCGCGGACATCACCGACAGCTGGGTACCACCCTCGCCAGACACCGAGAGCGTGAAGGCATCGCTGCACCGCTGCTTG gAGTTCAGGAAAGACGTGGCTGATCACCGGAGCCTGACGGAGAGCGTGTTGGAGAGGGGAGAAGCTCTCCTCAACTGCATGGCATCGAATTCGCCAG CTCTGAAAGACACGCTGGGATTGATCGCAAAACAGTCAGAAGAGCTGGAAACCCACGCGGAGCACTT CCTAAAAGGAGAAGGCGGCCAGGGCGCTCTCAGAATGGATGCCACATGGTCTGTGTGTCAGGGGAAGAGCTGTGTGTCGGTGAACCAGCTGATGAAACCCAAGAGCGTGGTGAGAGCGACGGCAGCTCCTCGGAGAGACCCGGGGAGCCGGGAGGTCACTATCAGGCAGTGTGGGGCGGGGCAGACAGCTGCTCTACCGAGATCGCTTGGACAGCAGAGGGAAGATGGGAAAGGGgtatttttttggttggttggttgttggggtgggttttttttttgccttttctcagTGTAA